In one window of Streptomyces sp. NBC_01224 DNA:
- a CDS encoding class I SAM-dependent methyltransferase translates to MWLKGLGGLRNTVRQELVARQIDEQIAARFPVGQRLRILDVGMGQGTQALRLARAGHSVTGLESDAEMLRVAREALGSEPAGIRERVRLIEGNGLDTGVHFLPGSFDVVLCHGVLMYVREPDAMLAGLARMLAPGGLLSLLVRNADALAMRPGTAGDWDVALAAFDTDAYTNRLGLAVRADRLDALTATLAGIAAPLHAWYGVRVFTDNVSNDVELPAADELERVLAAEDRAGRTDPYRRVAALLHLCGVRG, encoded by the coding sequence GTGTGGCTGAAAGGGCTCGGCGGGCTGCGCAACACCGTCCGCCAGGAGCTCGTCGCCCGGCAGATCGACGAGCAGATCGCGGCCCGCTTCCCGGTCGGGCAGCGGCTGCGCATCCTCGACGTCGGCATGGGCCAGGGCACCCAGGCGCTGCGCCTGGCCAGGGCCGGTCACAGCGTGACGGGCCTGGAGTCCGACGCCGAGATGCTGCGGGTGGCCCGTGAGGCGCTCGGCAGCGAGCCCGCAGGCATCCGTGAACGGGTCCGGCTCATCGAAGGCAACGGCCTGGACACCGGGGTGCACTTCCTGCCCGGCAGCTTCGACGTGGTGCTCTGCCACGGCGTGCTGATGTATGTCCGGGAGCCGGACGCGATGCTGGCCGGACTTGCCCGGATGCTGGCCCCGGGCGGACTGCTCTCGCTGCTCGTACGGAACGCCGATGCACTGGCGATGCGGCCCGGGACCGCCGGGGACTGGGACGTGGCACTGGCCGCCTTCGACACGGATGCGTACACCAATCGGCTGGGGCTCGCGGTGAGGGCCGACCGGCTGGACGCGCTGACAGCCACGCTCGCCGGTATCGCGGCGCCCCTGCACGCCTGGTACGGGGTGCGCGTCTTCACGGACAACGTGAGCAACGACGTGGAGCTGCCGGCCGCCGACGAGCTGGAGCGGGTGCTGGCCGCGGAGGACCGCGCCGGACGGACCGATCCGTACCGCCGGGTGGCCGCGCTGCTTCATCTGTGCGGAGTGCGGGGCTAG
- a CDS encoding DUF3043 domain-containing protein, with product MFRSRSKEEKAPTRKVTADLSKQPRDPQAPKGRPTPKRSDAQSQRRRASSGAPLDRKEAMKRQREARRVDMAKQREALASGDERYLPARDKGPVRRFVRDYVDSRFCIAEFFLPLAVIILILSVIQVQNIQTISLLLWLIVIVLIVIDSIGLAFRLKKQLNARFPDTPKRGAVAYGLMRTLQMRRLRLPKPQVKRGERP from the coding sequence GTGTTCCGTAGCCGTTCGAAGGAAGAGAAGGCGCCCACCCGCAAGGTGACGGCAGACCTCTCCAAGCAGCCCCGCGACCCGCAGGCCCCCAAAGGTCGCCCCACCCCCAAGCGCAGCGATGCCCAGTCGCAGCGCCGTCGTGCCTCCAGTGGCGCGCCGCTCGACCGCAAGGAGGCCATGAAGCGGCAGCGCGAAGCGCGCCGTGTGGACATGGCCAAGCAGCGTGAGGCGCTCGCCAGTGGCGACGAGCGCTATCTGCCGGCTCGCGACAAGGGCCCGGTGCGGCGCTTCGTCCGCGATTACGTGGACTCGCGTTTCTGCATCGCGGAGTTCTTCCTGCCGCTCGCCGTGATCATTCTGATCCTCAGCGTGATCCAGGTGCAGAACATCCAGACCATCTCGCTGCTGCTCTGGCTGATCGTGATCGTGCTGATCGTCATCGACTCGATCGGTCTCGCGTTCCGCCTGAAGAAGCAGCTGAACGCACGCTTCCCCGATACGCCGAAGCGTGGCGCGGTCGCCTACGGCCTGATGCGTACGCTTCAGATGCGTCGGCTCCGGCTGCCGAAGCCGCAGGTCAAGCGTGGAGAGCGGCCCTGA
- a CDS encoding PspA/IM30 family protein: MKRMGMIFRAKANKALDRAEDPRETLDYSYQKQLELLQKVRRGVADVATSRKRLELQLNQLQGQSSKLEDQGRKALALGREDLAREALSRRAALQQQVTDLETQHTTLQGEEEKLTLAAQRLQAKVDAFRTKKETIKATYTAAQAQTRIGEAFSGISEEMGDVGLAIQRAEDKTQQLQARAGAIDELLASGALDDPTGTAKDDIAAELDRISGGTDVELELQRMKAELAGGSTQQQAIEGGPQDAAQQQSSQSPHRFDKS; encoded by the coding sequence ATGAAGCGTATGGGGATGATCTTCCGCGCGAAGGCAAACAAGGCCCTTGACCGGGCCGAGGATCCGCGCGAGACCCTCGATTACTCGTACCAGAAGCAGCTGGAGCTGCTTCAGAAGGTGCGCCGCGGCGTCGCCGATGTGGCGACCTCGCGCAAGCGGCTGGAGCTGCAGCTGAATCAGCTGCAGGGCCAGTCGTCCAAGCTGGAGGACCAGGGCCGCAAGGCGCTCGCGCTCGGCCGCGAGGACCTGGCCCGCGAGGCGCTGTCCCGGCGCGCCGCACTCCAGCAGCAGGTCACCGACCTGGAGACGCAGCACACCACGCTGCAGGGCGAGGAGGAGAAGCTCACTCTCGCGGCCCAGCGGCTGCAGGCCAAGGTCGATGCCTTCCGTACCAAGAAGGAGACCATCAAGGCCACCTACACCGCAGCCCAGGCGCAGACCCGGATCGGCGAGGCCTTCTCCGGGATCTCCGAGGAGATGGGCGATGTCGGCCTCGCGATCCAGCGTGCCGAGGACAAGACCCAGCAGCTGCAGGCCCGGGCCGGTGCGATCGACGAGCTGCTCGCCTCCGGCGCCCTGGACGACCCGACCGGGACGGCGAAGGACGACATCGCCGCCGAGCTGGACCGGATCTCCGGTGGTACGGATGTGGAGCTGGAGCTGCAGCGCATGAAGGCCGAGCTGGCCGGCGGCTCCACCCAGCAGCAGGCGATCGAGGGCGGCCCGCAGGATGCGGCGCAGCAGCAGTCGTCGCAGTCCCCGCACAGGTTCGACAAGAGTTGA
- the pspAA gene encoding PspA-associated protein PspAA, which produces MIVRIMGEGQVALADSHLAELNKLDDELLAEMESGDGPGFRSTLHALLARVREFGTPLPDDSLEPSELILPSSDATLEEVRAMLRDDGLIPG; this is translated from the coding sequence ATGATCGTACGGATCATGGGGGAGGGCCAGGTCGCACTGGCCGACAGCCATCTCGCCGAGCTCAACAAGCTCGACGACGAACTGCTCGCCGAGATGGAGAGCGGCGACGGCCCCGGCTTCCGCTCCACTCTCCACGCACTCCTCGCCAGGGTGCGTGAGTTCGGCACGCCCTTGCCGGACGACTCCCTGGAGCCGTCCGAGCTGATCCTGCCGTCGTCCGACGCGACCCTTGAAGAGGTGCGCGCCATGCTCCGGGACGACGGTCTGATCCCCGGCTGA
- a CDS encoding sensor histidine kinase — translation MTTLGTGVLRIRHWLRDHPLALDTALALAVLVAMIIGSFVRPGAPNGPTFGTRRPEASGVVLMVLGAVALIWRRRHPMAVLAATAGLTVVELVRSDPPAPVVMSTVIALYTVAARTDRPTTWRVGLLTMASLTAAAMLFGAAPWYSQENFGVFAWTGMAGAVGDAVRSRRAFVDAIRERAERAERTRDEEARRRVAEERLRIARDLHDVVAHHIALVNVQAGVAAHVMDKRPDQAKEALAHVREASRSALNELRATVGLLRQSGDPEAPTEPAPGLAVLDELVDTVRRAGLPVEVACTDRWPPLPAAVDLAAYRVIQEALTNVRKHAGPGAKAEVSVVRVGATAEVTVIDNGSGGGVRNGDGGGHGLLGMRERVTALGGSLTAGPRYGGGFRVHAILPVKARTAEPREPGAVGRTGENT, via the coding sequence GTGACCACCCTCGGAACCGGGGTTCTGCGCATCCGGCACTGGCTGCGCGACCACCCTCTCGCGCTGGACACCGCGCTCGCCCTGGCCGTACTGGTGGCCATGATCATCGGGTCGTTCGTCCGCCCGGGCGCACCGAACGGTCCCACCTTCGGCACTCGCAGGCCCGAGGCGAGCGGTGTGGTCCTGATGGTGCTCGGTGCTGTGGCGCTCATCTGGCGGCGGCGCCATCCCATGGCGGTGCTCGCGGCCACCGCCGGGCTGACGGTCGTCGAGCTGGTGAGGTCCGACCCGCCCGCGCCCGTGGTGATGAGCACCGTCATCGCGCTGTACACCGTCGCCGCCCGCACCGACCGGCCCACCACCTGGCGGGTCGGTCTGCTGACCATGGCCTCGCTGACGGCCGCCGCGATGCTCTTCGGTGCGGCGCCCTGGTACAGCCAGGAGAACTTCGGCGTCTTCGCCTGGACCGGCATGGCCGGCGCCGTGGGGGACGCCGTACGCTCCAGGCGCGCCTTCGTCGACGCGATCAGGGAGCGCGCCGAGCGGGCCGAGCGCACCCGTGACGAGGAGGCCCGGCGCCGGGTCGCCGAGGAGCGGCTGCGGATCGCCCGCGATCTTCACGACGTCGTCGCCCACCACATCGCCCTGGTCAATGTCCAGGCCGGGGTGGCCGCCCATGTCATGGACAAGCGCCCCGACCAGGCCAAGGAGGCGCTGGCCCACGTCCGGGAGGCCAGCCGCTCCGCGCTCAACGAACTGCGGGCCACCGTCGGGCTGCTGCGTCAGTCCGGCGACCCGGAGGCGCCGACCGAACCGGCCCCGGGGCTCGCGGTCCTCGACGAACTGGTGGACACCGTCCGGCGGGCCGGGCTCCCGGTCGAGGTGGCCTGCACCGACCGGTGGCCCCCGCTCCCGGCGGCCGTCGACCTGGCCGCGTACCGGGTGATCCAGGAGGCACTGACCAATGTGCGCAAACACGCGGGCCCCGGGGCGAAGGCCGAGGTGAGCGTCGTACGGGTCGGCGCCACGGCCGAGGTCACCGTGATCGACAACGGCTCGGGCGGAGGCGTCCGCAACGGGGACGGCGGTGGTCACGGCCTCCTCGGCATGCGCGAACGCGTCACCGCACTCGGCGGCTCCCTCACCGCGGGGCCCCGCTACGGCGGCGGATTCCGGGTTCATGCGATCCTGCCCGTCAAGGCCCGCACGGCAGAGCCCAGGGAGCCGGGCGCGGTGGGCCGGACGGGGGAAAACACATGA
- a CDS encoding response regulator transcription factor: MTPPIKVLLVDDQALLRSAFRVLVDSEADMKVVGEAADGAQAVELARSTRADVVLMDIRMPGTDGLAATRMISADPELADVRVVMLTTFEVDEYVVQSLRAGASGFLGKGAEPEELLNAIRIAAGGEALLSPAATKGLIATFLAQGGSSCGDGQSAAEYSERLAALTGREREVLVLVAGGHSNDEIAERLVVSPLTVKTHVNRAMAKLGARDRAQLVVIAYESGLVRPRTE, from the coding sequence ATGACACCGCCCATCAAGGTGCTGCTCGTCGACGACCAGGCGCTGCTGCGCAGCGCGTTCCGGGTGCTGGTCGACTCGGAGGCCGACATGAAGGTCGTCGGCGAGGCGGCGGACGGCGCACAGGCCGTGGAACTGGCCCGCTCGACGCGCGCCGACGTGGTGCTGATGGACATCCGGATGCCCGGTACGGACGGACTCGCAGCGACCCGGATGATCAGCGCCGATCCGGAACTGGCGGACGTACGGGTCGTCATGCTCACCACCTTCGAGGTGGACGAGTACGTGGTGCAGTCGCTGCGGGCCGGGGCGTCCGGCTTCCTCGGCAAAGGGGCGGAACCGGAGGAACTGCTCAATGCCATCCGTATCGCCGCGGGTGGTGAGGCGCTGCTCTCGCCGGCCGCGACCAAGGGCCTGATCGCCACCTTCCTTGCGCAGGGCGGCAGTTCGTGCGGTGACGGGCAGAGCGCCGCGGAGTACTCCGAGCGGCTGGCCGCGCTCACCGGCCGCGAACGCGAGGTGCTGGTCCTGGTCGCGGGCGGGCACTCCAACGACGAGATCGCCGAGCGGCTCGTCGTCAGCCCGCTCACCGTCAAGACCCATGTGAACAGGGCGATGGCGAAGCTGGGCGCCCGGGACCGGGCTCAGTTGGTGGTAATTGCGTATGAATCGGGCCTGGTGCGCCCCAGGACGGAGTGA
- a CDS encoding efflux RND transporter permease subunit yields MSWLSRFSLAQRALIGLISIVALVFGAIAIPQLKQQLLPTIELPMVSVLAPYQGASPDVVEKQVVEPLENSIKAVDGVTGTTSTASEGNAVIMATFDFGSEGTKQLVADIQQAVNRARAQLPDSVDPQVVAGSTDDMPTVVLAVTSDKDQQALADQLDRTVVPALEDIDGVGQVSVDGVQDLQVSITPDDKKLAAAGLNTTTLSQALQAGGATVPAGAFSESGKSRTVQVGGAFTSLKQIEDLRVTGQDPATGKPGKPVRVGDIATVKQEPSTAVSITRTNGKPSLAVMATMDKDGSAVAISDAVKDKLPDLRKDLGAGAELTVVSDQGPAVSKAISGLTTEGALGLLFAVIVILVFLASLRSTLVTAVSIPLSVVLALIVLWTRDLSLNMLTLGALTIAIGRVVDDSIVVLENIKRHLGYGEERQSAIITAVKEVAGAVTSSTLTTVAVFLPIGLVGGMVGELFGSFSLTVTAALLASLLVSLTVVPVLSFWFLRAPKGSTENPDEARRKAEEKEARSRLQRLYVPVLRFATRRRITSIVIAIVVLFGTFGMAPLLKTNFFDQGEQEILSVKQELTPGTSLAAADEAAKKVEKVLAGDKGVKDYQVTVGSSGFMAAFGGGTGSNQASYQITLKDAGDSEAVQKRLDTELGKLDGIGDTTISAGGSFGSQDLSVVVKAADADVLKKASEEVRAEVAKLKDVTDVQSDLAQSVPRISVKANAKAADAGFNQTTLGAAVAGAVRGTPSGKAIMDDTERDVVIKSAHPATTMAELKNLSLGPVELGQIADVELVPGPVSMTRIDGQRAATITAKPTGDNTGAVSASLQTKINALKLPDGATATIGGVSEDQNDAFLNLGLAMLAAIAIVFMLLVATFRSLIQPLILLVSIPFAATGAIGLLVVTGTPMGVPAMIGMLMLIGIVVTNAIVLIDLINQYRTQGMGVVEAVIEGGRHRLRPILMTALATIFALLPMALGVTGEGGFISQPLAVVVIGGLVTSTLLTLLLVPTLYAMVELRKERRAKKKAIKRAKKAGLSAPAQPEETTSEEPEPAKA; encoded by the coding sequence ATGTCCTGGCTGTCCAGATTCAGCCTCGCGCAACGGGCCCTGATCGGGCTGATCTCGATCGTCGCCCTCGTATTCGGGGCGATCGCGATCCCGCAGCTCAAGCAGCAGCTGCTGCCCACCATCGAACTCCCGATGGTGTCGGTGCTCGCCCCCTATCAGGGTGCGTCCCCCGATGTGGTCGAGAAGCAGGTCGTCGAACCCCTCGAGAATTCCATCAAGGCCGTCGACGGCGTCACCGGCACCACCTCGACCGCCAGCGAGGGCAACGCCGTCATCATGGCGACCTTCGACTTCGGCAGCGAGGGCACCAAGCAGCTCGTCGCCGACATCCAGCAGGCGGTGAACCGCGCCCGCGCCCAGCTTCCCGACAGCGTGGACCCGCAGGTCGTCGCCGGCTCGACGGACGACATGCCGACCGTCGTCCTCGCCGTCACCTCCGACAAGGACCAGCAGGCGCTCGCCGACCAGCTGGACCGCACCGTCGTCCCCGCGCTGGAGGACATCGACGGCGTCGGCCAGGTCTCCGTCGACGGCGTGCAGGACCTCCAGGTCTCCATCACGCCCGACGACAAGAAGCTCGCGGCGGCCGGCCTGAACACCACGACGCTCTCCCAGGCGCTCCAGGCGGGCGGCGCGACCGTTCCCGCCGGTGCCTTCTCGGAGTCGGGCAAGAGCCGTACCGTCCAGGTCGGCGGTGCCTTCACCTCCTTGAAGCAGATCGAGGACCTGCGCGTCACCGGCCAGGACCCGGCGACGGGCAAGCCCGGCAAGCCGGTCCGCGTCGGTGACATCGCCACGGTGAAGCAGGAGCCGTCCACCGCGGTCTCCATCACCCGTACCAACGGCAAGCCGAGCCTCGCCGTGATGGCGACGATGGACAAGGACGGCAGCGCCGTCGCCATCTCGGACGCGGTCAAGGACAAGCTCCCCGACCTCCGCAAGGACCTCGGCGCCGGTGCCGAACTGACCGTCGTCTCCGACCAGGGCCCCGCCGTCTCCAAGGCGATCTCCGGTCTGACCACCGAGGGCGCGCTCGGTCTGCTCTTCGCCGTCATCGTGATCCTGGTCTTCCTCGCGTCGCTGCGCTCGACCCTGGTCACCGCGGTCTCCATCCCGCTCTCCGTGGTCCTCGCGCTGATCGTGCTCTGGACCCGCGACCTGTCGCTCAACATGCTTACGCTCGGCGCGCTGACCATCGCGATCGGCCGTGTCGTCGACGACTCGATCGTGGTCCTGGAGAACATCAAGCGTCACCTCGGCTACGGCGAGGAGCGCCAGTCCGCGATCATCACCGCGGTCAAGGAAGTGGCCGGTGCGGTCACCTCCTCGACCCTCACCACGGTCGCCGTCTTCCTGCCGATCGGTCTCGTCGGCGGCATGGTCGGCGAGCTCTTCGGCTCGTTCTCGCTGACCGTCACCGCGGCCCTGCTGGCCTCCCTGCTGGTCTCGCTGACCGTCGTCCCCGTCCTCTCGTTCTGGTTCCTGCGCGCCCCCAAGGGCAGCACCGAGAACCCGGACGAGGCCCGTCGCAAGGCCGAGGAGAAGGAAGCCCGCAGCCGGCTCCAGCGGCTGTACGTCCCGGTGCTGCGCTTCGCGACCCGGCGCCGTATCACCAGCATCGTCATCGCCATCGTGGTGCTGTTCGGCACCTTCGGCATGGCCCCGCTGCTGAAGACCAACTTCTTCGACCAGGGCGAGCAGGAAATCCTCTCCGTCAAGCAGGAGCTGACCCCCGGCACCAGCCTGGCGGCCGCCGACGAGGCGGCCAAGAAGGTCGAGAAGGTCCTCGCCGGCGACAAGGGCGTCAAGGACTACCAGGTCACCGTCGGCTCCTCCGGCTTCATGGCGGCCTTCGGCGGCGGTACGGGATCCAACCAGGCCTCGTACCAGATCACCCTGAAGGACGCGGGCGACTCCGAGGCCGTGCAGAAGCGCCTCGACACGGAGCTCGGCAAGCTCGACGGCATCGGTGACACCACCATCTCCGCGGGCGGCAGCTTCGGCAGCCAGGACCTCAGCGTCGTGGTCAAGGCCGCCGACGCGGACGTCCTGAAGAAGGCGTCCGAAGAGGTACGGGCCGAGGTGGCCAAGCTGAAGGACGTCACCGACGTCCAGAGCGACCTGGCGCAGAGCGTCCCGCGGATCTCGGTCAAGGCCAACGCCAAGGCCGCCGACGCCGGTTTCAACCAGACCACGCTCGGCGCGGCCGTCGCCGGAGCGGTGCGCGGCACCCCGTCCGGCAAGGCGATCATGGACGACACCGAGCGTGATGTCGTCATCAAGTCCGCCCACCCGGCCACCACGATGGCCGAGCTGAAGAACCTCTCCCTCGGCCCGGTCGAGCTCGGTCAGATCGCCGATGTCGAGCTGGTCCCCGGACCGGTCTCGATGACGAGGATCGACGGCCAGCGCGCCGCGACCATCACCGCCAAGCCCACCGGTGACAACACCGGCGCGGTCAGCGCCTCCCTCCAGACGAAGATCAACGCGCTGAAGCTCCCGGACGGCGCCACCGCCACCATCGGCGGTGTCTCCGAGGACCAGAACGACGCGTTCCTGAACCTCGGCCTGGCCATGCTGGCCGCGATCGCGATCGTCTTCATGCTGCTCGTGGCGACCTTCCGGTCCCTGATCCAGCCGCTGATCCTGCTGGTCTCCATCCCGTTCGCGGCAACCGGCGCGATCGGCCTGCTCGTGGTCACCGGCACCCCGATGGGCGTACCGGCGATGATCGGCATGCTGATGCTGATCGGCATCGTGGTCACCAACGCGATCGTGCTGATCGACCTGATCAACCAGTACCGGACGCAGGGCATGGGCGTCGTCGAAGCGGTCATCGAGGGCGGCCGCCACCGGCTCCGTCCGATCCTGATGACCGCCCTGGCGACGATCTTCGCCCTGCTGCCCATGGCGCTCGGCGTCACCGGCGAGGGCGGCTTCATCTCGCAGCCGCTCGCCGTCGTGGTGATCGGCGGCCTGGTCACCTCGACCCTGCTGACGCTGCTCCTGGTGCCGACGCTCTACGCGATGGTGGAACTCCGCAAGGAGCGCCGCGCGAAGAAGAAGGCGATCAAGCGGGCGAAGAAGGCGGGCCTGTCCGCCCCGGCCCAGCCGGAGGAGACCACCTCCGAGGAGCCGGAGCCCGCGAAGGCGTAA
- the nadA gene encoding quinolinate synthase NadA, with the protein MRDVTTAHPVQDLDVQPTPLALLLLGREADPKSERGVECPGDLPSPSDPDLVERARAAKEKLGDKVFVLGHHYQRDEVIQFADVTGDSFKLARDAAARPEAEYIVFCGVHFMAESADILTTDDQKVVLPDLAAGCSMADMATAEQVAECWDVLTEAGVAEQVVPVSYMNSSADIKAFTGRHGGTICTSSNAKRALEWAFEQGEPSAVKVLFLPDQHLGRNTAVRDMGMSLEDCVLYNPHKPNGGLTAEELRNAKMILWRGHCSVHGRFSVESVNDVRERIPGVNVLVHPECRHEVVAAADYVGSTEYIIKALEAAPAGSKWAIGTELNLVRRLANRFAAEDKEIVFLDKTVCFCSTMNRIDLPHLVWALESLAEGNLVNRIEVDPETEKYAKLALERMLALP; encoded by the coding sequence GTGCGTGACGTGACCACGGCCCACCCCGTCCAGGATCTCGACGTCCAGCCGACGCCCCTCGCCCTGCTCCTGCTCGGCCGTGAGGCCGACCCGAAGAGCGAGCGCGGCGTCGAGTGCCCCGGCGACCTGCCATCCCCGTCCGACCCGGACCTGGTGGAGCGTGCCCGCGCGGCCAAGGAGAAGCTCGGGGACAAGGTGTTCGTCCTCGGCCACCACTACCAGCGCGACGAGGTCATCCAGTTCGCGGACGTCACCGGCGACTCGTTCAAGCTCGCCCGGGACGCGGCTGCGCGCCCGGAGGCCGAGTACATCGTCTTCTGCGGTGTGCACTTCATGGCCGAGTCGGCGGACATCCTGACCACCGACGACCAGAAGGTCGTGCTGCCGGACCTGGCCGCGGGCTGCTCCATGGCCGACATGGCCACCGCCGAGCAGGTCGCCGAGTGCTGGGACGTACTGACCGAGGCCGGGGTCGCCGAGCAGGTCGTACCCGTCTCGTACATGAACTCCTCCGCCGACATCAAGGCCTTCACCGGCAGGCACGGCGGCACGATCTGCACCTCGTCCAATGCGAAGCGGGCGCTGGAGTGGGCCTTCGAGCAGGGTGAGCCCTCGGCAGTCAAGGTGCTCTTCCTGCCCGACCAGCACCTGGGGCGGAACACCGCGGTCCGGGACATGGGGATGTCGCTGGAGGACTGCGTCCTCTACAACCCGCACAAGCCGAACGGCGGCCTGACCGCCGAGGAGCTGCGCAACGCCAAGATGATCCTGTGGCGCGGGCACTGCTCGGTGCACGGGCGCTTCTCCGTCGAGTCCGTCAACGATGTGCGCGAGCGGATTCCGGGCGTCAATGTGCTGGTGCACCCGGAGTGCAGGCACGAGGTCGTGGCGGCGGCGGACTACGTCGGCTCGACGGAGTACATCATCAAGGCCCTGGAGGCGGCGCCGGCCGGCTCGAAGTGGGCGATCGGCACCGAGCTGAACCTGGTGCGGCGCCTGGCGAACCGGTTCGCGGCCGAGGACAAGGAGATCGTCTTCCTCGACAAGACGGTGTGCTTCTGCTCGACGATGAACCGGATCGACCTGCCGCACCTGGTGTGGGCGCTGGAGTCGCTGGCCGAGGGGAACCTGGTCAACCGGATCGAGGTCGACCCCGAGACGGAGAAGTACGCGAAGCTGGCGCTGGAGCGGATGCTGGCCCTGCCGTAG
- a CDS encoding HesB/IscA family protein: MSVSDETTTVSDGILLSDAAAAKVKGLLEQEGRDDLALRVAVQPGGCSGLRYQLFFDERSLDGDVVKDFDGVKVVTDRMSAPYLGGASIDFVDTIEKQGFTIDNPNATGSCACGDSFS, encoded by the coding sequence ATGTCCGTATCGGACGAGACCACCACCGTGAGCGACGGCATCCTCCTGTCCGACGCCGCCGCAGCCAAGGTCAAGGGCCTGCTGGAGCAGGAAGGCCGTGACGACCTGGCGCTGCGCGTCGCCGTTCAGCCCGGCGGCTGCTCGGGCCTGCGCTACCAGCTCTTCTTCGACGAGCGTTCGCTCGACGGCGATGTCGTGAAGGACTTCGACGGCGTCAAGGTCGTCACCGACCGGATGAGTGCTCCGTACCTGGGTGGCGCTTCCATCGACTTCGTCGACACCATCGAGAAGCAGGGCTTCACGATCGACAACCCGAACGCCACGGGCTCCTGCGCCTGCGGCGACTCCTTCAGCTAG
- a CDS encoding carbohydrate kinase family protein translates to MRIAVTGSIATDHLMTFPGRFADQLVADQLHTVSLSFLVDNLDVRRGGVAANICFGMGLLGTNPILVGAAGSDFDEYRAWLDRHGVDTGSVRISEVLHTARFVCTTDADHNQIGSFYTGAMSEARLIELKAVADRVGGLDLVSIGADDPEGMLRHTEECRTRGIPFAADFSQQIARMDGDEIRILLEGATYLFSNEYEKGLIESKTGWSDEEILAKVGHRVTTLGARGVRIERAGQETIEVGCPEEEIKADPTGVGDAFRAGFLSGLAWGVGLERAAQVGCMLATLVIETVGTQEYTLRRAHFMDRFTKAYGHDAAAEVRAHLG, encoded by the coding sequence GTGCGAATCGCAGTCACCGGCTCCATCGCCACCGATCACCTCATGACCTTCCCCGGCCGTTTTGCCGACCAGCTGGTCGCGGATCAGCTGCACACGGTCTCGCTCTCCTTCCTGGTCGACAACCTCGACGTGCGCCGGGGCGGTGTCGCCGCCAATATCTGCTTCGGCATGGGTCTGCTGGGCACCAACCCGATTCTGGTCGGTGCCGCGGGCTCCGACTTCGACGAGTACCGTGCCTGGCTCGACCGCCACGGCGTCGACACCGGATCGGTACGGATCTCCGAGGTCCTGCACACCGCGCGGTTCGTCTGCACGACGGACGCCGACCACAACCAGATCGGCTCCTTCTACACGGGCGCGATGAGCGAGGCCCGGCTCATCGAGCTGAAGGCCGTCGCCGACCGCGTCGGCGGCCTCGACCTCGTCTCGATCGGTGCCGACGACCCCGAGGGGATGCTCCGCCACACCGAGGAGTGCCGCACCCGCGGAATCCCGTTCGCCGCGGACTTCTCGCAGCAGATCGCCCGGATGGACGGCGACGAGATCCGGATCCTCCTCGAGGGCGCCACGTACCTCTTCTCCAACGAGTACGAGAAGGGGCTCATCGAGTCCAAGACCGGCTGGAGCGACGAGGAGATCCTGGCCAAGGTCGGCCACCGGGTCACCACGCTGGGCGCCCGCGGTGTCCGGATCGAGCGGGCCGGCCAGGAGACGATCGAGGTCGGCTGCCCGGAGGAGGAGATCAAGGCCGACCCGACCGGTGTCGGCGACGCCTTCCGGGCCGGTTTCCTCTCCGGTCTCGCGTGGGGCGTCGGCCTGGAGCGCGCCGCCCAGGTCGGCTGCATGCTCGCCACCCTGGTGATCGAGACGGTCGGCACCCAGGAGTACACCCTGCGCCGCGCCCACTTCATGGACCGCTTCACCAAGGCGTACGGCCACGACGCCGCCGCCGAGGTCCGCGCGCACCTGGGCTGA